A region from the Silene latifolia isolate original U9 population chromosome 7, ASM4854445v1, whole genome shotgun sequence genome encodes:
- the LOC141591127 gene encoding transcription factor FAMA-like isoform X1 translates to MLFIGYSVCPLLGVQEVPETAARTLATNFNCSSQNNPVFHHARHSESYDQEQKWQQQQQQLMFETSDVIMTSEMAAVDRTLSFADVMQFADFGPKLALHNSQHDYPQNHNHNQNVSTEIVNRDENSTGVDPVYFLKFPVLSNNINAAATNNFDTAFNAGFSFNQQEEDGDYDNPVQLEFLGNDTNNTTTNNNNNTDENNGIEISGGDKNVELGGGGKSGSSSKRKRPRTIKTTEEVESQRMTHIAVERNRRKQMNEHLRVLRSLMPSSYVQRGDQASIIGGAIEFVRELEQLLQCLESQKRRRLYGDQPPGPPRPPGGEATSPSAMGLVQQPQQIPLGFPPDDELNLGSGVAPMDPTGGLMLQEESAESKSCIADVEVKVLGFDALIKILSRRRPGQLLRAIAALEDLRLTILHTNITTIEQTVLYSFNVKVGSEASFTAEDIANSVQQIFTFIHANTDII, encoded by the exons ATGTTGTTCATTGGGTACTCTGTGTGTCCTCTGCTTGGTGTGCAGGAAGTGCCAGAAACAGCAGCAAGAACTTTGGCAACCAATTTTAACTGTTCTTCTCAAAATAATCCCGTATTTCATCATGCCAGGCATTCTGAATCATATGACCAG GAACAAAAGTggcaacaacaacagcaacagtTGATGTTTGAAACCAGCGATGTGATAATGACTTCAGAAATGGCAGCAGTTGACAGGACCTTAAGCTTTGCAGATGTCATGCAGTTTGCAGATTTCGGCCCAAAGTTGGCCCTTCACAATTCTCAACATGATTATCCAcaaaatcataatcataatcaaaaTGTTTCTACAGAAATTGTCAACAGAGATGAAAATAGCACAGGAGTTGATCCTGTTTATTTCCTCAAGTTTCCGGTCCTCAGTAATAACATTAATGCTGCTGCTACTAATAATTTTGATACTGCTTTTAATGCTGGGTTTAGCTTCAACCAACAAGAAGAAGACGGTGATTACGATAATCCGGTTCAACTTGAGTTTCTTGGTAATGATACAAACAATACTACcaccaataacaataataatactgATGAGAATAATGGAATTGAGATAAGTGGAGGAGATAAGAATGTAGAGTTAGGAGGAGGCGGGAAAAGTGGGAGTAGTAGCAAGAGGAAAAGGCCTCGAACCATCAAGACGACCGAGGAAGTGGAGAGCCAAAGGATGACTCATATTGCTGTTGAGAGGAATCGAAGGAAGCAAATGAATGAGCATCTTAGAGTTTTAAGGTCTCTCATGCCTAGCTCTTATGTGCAAAGG GGAGATCAAGCATCAATAATTGGTGGGGCAATAGAGTTTGTAAGAGAGCTAGAGCAACTACTACAATGCCTAGAGTCACAAAAAAGGAGGAGACTTTACGGAGATCAACCACCAGGCCCACCGCGACCACCAGGAGGAGAAGCGACTTCACCATCAGCAATGGGACTAGTCCAGCAACCTCAACAAATTCCACTTGGATTTCCACCAGATGATGAACTAAACCTGGGGAGTGGTGTGGCCCCCATGGATCCTACAGGAGGTTTAATGCTACAAGAAGAAAGTGCAGAGAGCAAATCGTGCATAGCAGATGTGGAGGTAAAGGTCTTAGGGTTTGATGCATTGATTAAGATATTGTCTCGAAGACGGCCAGGCCAACTCCTTAGGGCCATTGCTGCTCTTGAGGATTTGCGGTTAACCATTCTTCATACCAATATCACTACTATTGAGCAAACTGTTCTCTATTCTTTTAATGTCAAG GTTGGGAGTGAAGCAAGTTTTACAGCAGAGGATATAGCCAACTCTGTTCAACAAATATTTACATTTATACATGCCAACACAGATATTATTTGA
- the LOC141591127 gene encoding transcription factor FAMA-like isoform X2, giving the protein MENEENYSEVPETAARTLATNFNCSSQNNPVFHHARHSESYDQEQKWQQQQQQLMFETSDVIMTSEMAAVDRTLSFADVMQFADFGPKLALHNSQHDYPQNHNHNQNVSTEIVNRDENSTGVDPVYFLKFPVLSNNINAAATNNFDTAFNAGFSFNQQEEDGDYDNPVQLEFLGNDTNNTTTNNNNNTDENNGIEISGGDKNVELGGGGKSGSSSKRKRPRTIKTTEEVESQRMTHIAVERNRRKQMNEHLRVLRSLMPSSYVQRGDQASIIGGAIEFVRELEQLLQCLESQKRRRLYGDQPPGPPRPPGGEATSPSAMGLVQQPQQIPLGFPPDDELNLGSGVAPMDPTGGLMLQEESAESKSCIADVEVKVLGFDALIKILSRRRPGQLLRAIAALEDLRLTILHTNITTIEQTVLYSFNVKVGSEASFTAEDIANSVQQIFTFIHANTDII; this is encoded by the exons ATGGAGAATGAAGAGAACTACTCA GAAGTGCCAGAAACAGCAGCAAGAACTTTGGCAACCAATTTTAACTGTTCTTCTCAAAATAATCCCGTATTTCATCATGCCAGGCATTCTGAATCATATGACCAG GAACAAAAGTggcaacaacaacagcaacagtTGATGTTTGAAACCAGCGATGTGATAATGACTTCAGAAATGGCAGCAGTTGACAGGACCTTAAGCTTTGCAGATGTCATGCAGTTTGCAGATTTCGGCCCAAAGTTGGCCCTTCACAATTCTCAACATGATTATCCAcaaaatcataatcataatcaaaaTGTTTCTACAGAAATTGTCAACAGAGATGAAAATAGCACAGGAGTTGATCCTGTTTATTTCCTCAAGTTTCCGGTCCTCAGTAATAACATTAATGCTGCTGCTACTAATAATTTTGATACTGCTTTTAATGCTGGGTTTAGCTTCAACCAACAAGAAGAAGACGGTGATTACGATAATCCGGTTCAACTTGAGTTTCTTGGTAATGATACAAACAATACTACcaccaataacaataataatactgATGAGAATAATGGAATTGAGATAAGTGGAGGAGATAAGAATGTAGAGTTAGGAGGAGGCGGGAAAAGTGGGAGTAGTAGCAAGAGGAAAAGGCCTCGAACCATCAAGACGACCGAGGAAGTGGAGAGCCAAAGGATGACTCATATTGCTGTTGAGAGGAATCGAAGGAAGCAAATGAATGAGCATCTTAGAGTTTTAAGGTCTCTCATGCCTAGCTCTTATGTGCAAAGG GGAGATCAAGCATCAATAATTGGTGGGGCAATAGAGTTTGTAAGAGAGCTAGAGCAACTACTACAATGCCTAGAGTCACAAAAAAGGAGGAGACTTTACGGAGATCAACCACCAGGCCCACCGCGACCACCAGGAGGAGAAGCGACTTCACCATCAGCAATGGGACTAGTCCAGCAACCTCAACAAATTCCACTTGGATTTCCACCAGATGATGAACTAAACCTGGGGAGTGGTGTGGCCCCCATGGATCCTACAGGAGGTTTAATGCTACAAGAAGAAAGTGCAGAGAGCAAATCGTGCATAGCAGATGTGGAGGTAAAGGTCTTAGGGTTTGATGCATTGATTAAGATATTGTCTCGAAGACGGCCAGGCCAACTCCTTAGGGCCATTGCTGCTCTTGAGGATTTGCGGTTAACCATTCTTCATACCAATATCACTACTATTGAGCAAACTGTTCTCTATTCTTTTAATGTCAAG GTTGGGAGTGAAGCAAGTTTTACAGCAGAGGATATAGCCAACTCTGTTCAACAAATATTTACATTTATACATGCCAACACAGATATTATTTGA